In Kushneria marisflavi, the following are encoded in one genomic region:
- a CDS encoding enolase C-terminal domain-like protein, giving the protein MAQHTETPTIVAMRVIPVAGRDSMLLNVGGAHSPFFTRNILILEDSAGRTGVGEAPGGETIQRSLEQARQVVEGQSLGKLRSMVSALAASGQRADFNDFGKGAWTFELRVNAVAALEAALLDLMGQHLGVPVAELLGEGKRRDSVEVLGYLFFIGDGEQTPLDYRQSTPGQSHEWYRQRDRAAMTPERVVELAQAAQDRYGFRDFKLKGGVLPGEREIEAVTALSKAFPEARTTIDPNGAWSLHEAITLCKDLHGVLAYAEDPCGAEEGFSGREILAEFRHATGLPVATNMVATNWREMAHALMLRSVDIPLADPHFWTLSGAVRVSQLCADHGMTWGSHSNNHFDISLAMFAQVGAAAVGSVTALDTHWIWQEGDARLTRESPQIIDGHVAVTDAPGLGIQIDMEAIEKANALYRSLPAGARNDAMAMQYLIDGWTFDPKRPALVR; this is encoded by the coding sequence ATGGCGCAACATACCGAGACACCCACCATTGTGGCCATGCGGGTCATACCCGTTGCCGGACGTGACAGCATGCTGCTCAACGTGGGCGGTGCACACTCCCCGTTTTTTACGCGCAATATCCTGATTCTTGAAGACAGCGCCGGTCGTACTGGCGTCGGGGAGGCGCCCGGCGGCGAGACCATTCAGCGCTCCCTTGAACAGGCGCGTCAGGTGGTAGAAGGCCAGTCGCTGGGCAAATTGCGCTCGATGGTGTCGGCGCTGGCAGCCAGCGGCCAGCGGGCCGATTTCAACGATTTTGGCAAGGGGGCCTGGACCTTTGAACTGCGCGTCAATGCCGTCGCGGCGCTTGAAGCCGCACTGCTGGATTTGATGGGCCAGCACCTGGGTGTGCCGGTGGCCGAGCTGCTGGGCGAGGGCAAGCGACGAGACAGCGTCGAAGTGCTGGGTTATCTGTTCTTTATCGGTGACGGCGAGCAGACCCCGCTGGATTATCGCCAGTCGACACCCGGCCAGTCGCATGAGTGGTATCGCCAGCGCGACAGGGCCGCCATGACACCAGAGCGTGTCGTGGAGCTGGCGCAGGCTGCACAGGATCGTTACGGCTTTCGCGACTTCAAGCTCAAGGGCGGCGTGCTGCCCGGCGAGCGTGAAATCGAGGCGGTGACGGCGCTGTCGAAGGCCTTTCCGGAGGCACGGACAACGATCGACCCCAACGGCGCTTGGTCCCTGCATGAGGCCATTACGCTATGCAAGGATCTTCACGGCGTGCTCGCCTATGCCGAAGATCCCTGTGGTGCTGAAGAAGGTTTTTCCGGCCGCGAGATTCTTGCCGAGTTTCGTCACGCCACCGGCCTGCCGGTGGCGACCAATATGGTGGCCACCAACTGGCGTGAAATGGCTCATGCCCTGATGCTGCGCAGCGTGGATATTCCGCTGGCTGACCCGCACTTCTGGACGCTTTCCGGCGCCGTACGTGTGTCGCAGCTCTGCGCCGACCACGGTATGACCTGGGGCTCCCACTCCAACAACCACTTCGATATTTCGCTGGCCATGTTTGCTCAGGTCGGCGCTGCGGCCGTGGGTTCGGTGACCGCGCTGGATACTCACTGGATCTGGCAGGAAGGTGACGCGCGCCTGACTCGTGAGTCCCCCCAGATCATTGACGGTCATGTCGCGGTCACCGATGCACCGGGTCTGGGCATCCAGATCGACATGGAGGCCATCGAGAAGGCGAATGCGCTTTATCGCAGCCTGCCGGCCGGGGCCCGAAATGACGCCATGGCCATGCAATACCTGATCGATGGCTGGACATTTGATCCCAAACGCCCGGCACTGGTGCGTTGA
- a CDS encoding Bug family tripartite tricarboxylate transporter substrate binding protein has protein sequence MKRLLSTLTIAATMVLGAPAMAADYPAKSISMVVPFSAGGGNDTFVRALQPLLEKQLGQDLVIRNIAGGGGAVGTSRVAASKPDGYTMLAGSNAMLTLEAMGNVAFTHDDFDFIAKVIEEPYVIAVGDNKKYKDLKSLIEASKQGKRLRVGVSGVGSSAHIAAVAMQNRTGADFNIIPYPGGSETISAAMGNHVDAVVLGGSELRSALESGRLTALAMTYAERSDSLPDVPTFQEEGYDLTLTVWRGIAAPKGISQEVEQQWVKAIKQIVADGSYEKTAENLGTQLAPLYGDELDSFIDQSADVMREAAGDLAK, from the coding sequence ATGAAAAGGCTACTGAGTACACTGACGATTGCGGCCACGATGGTATTGGGCGCACCGGCCATGGCGGCAGATTACCCTGCAAAAAGCATCAGCATGGTGGTGCCTTTCTCGGCTGGCGGCGGTAACGATACTTTCGTTCGCGCCCTGCAGCCGCTGCTGGAAAAACAGCTGGGTCAGGATCTGGTCATTCGCAATATCGCCGGCGGTGGCGGGGCGGTCGGCACGTCTCGAGTGGCGGCTTCAAAGCCCGATGGCTACACCATGCTGGCGGGCAGTAACGCCATGCTCACCCTTGAAGCCATGGGCAATGTTGCCTTTACCCATGATGACTTTGACTTCATTGCCAAGGTCATTGAAGAGCCCTACGTGATTGCAGTGGGTGACAATAAAAAATACAAGGATCTGAAAAGTCTGATCGAGGCCTCAAAGCAGGGCAAACGCCTCAGGGTTGGTGTTTCGGGCGTAGGCTCTTCCGCGCACATTGCAGCTGTTGCCATGCAAAATCGTACCGGCGCGGATTTTAATATCATTCCCTATCCCGGCGGTTCCGAGACCATTTCCGCGGCCATGGGCAACCATGTGGACGCGGTGGTACTGGGAGGCTCCGAGCTGCGCTCGGCTCTGGAGTCCGGTCGGTTGACAGCGCTGGCGATGACCTACGCCGAGCGCAGCGACTCGCTGCCTGACGTGCCGACCTTTCAGGAAGAAGGCTATGACCTGACTCTGACAGTGTGGCGCGGTATTGCGGCACCCAAGGGGATTTCACAGGAGGTCGAGCAGCAGTGGGTCAAGGCCATCAAGCAGATCGTGGCCGATGGCTCCTATGAAAAAACGGCCGAAAATCTGGGGACGCAGCTGGCCCCGCTCTACGGTGATGAGCTCGACAGTTTCATTGACCAGTCAGCGGATGTTATGCGTGAAGCCGCGGGTGATCTGGCCAAATAG
- a CDS encoding tripartite tricarboxylate transporter TctB family protein — protein sequence MQRDIGKPLFDLLLVIASAAAFAVSTTLSNIEIIGDLSPAFFPKLISALVFVFAVPCLIKDFREWQAADTRIERTTSSRGVVQWLLIVALALGYILIFERLGYIVSTAIFTFSCVMGLLLAGGTWRELTAARRARSLASAAVFAIVLSVVIFYVFTELFEIPLPA from the coding sequence ATGCAACGTGATATCGGCAAGCCACTGTTCGATCTGCTGCTGGTGATCGCCTCGGCGGCCGCCTTTGCCGTGTCCACGACGCTGTCCAACATCGAGATCATTGGTGACCTGTCACCGGCGTTTTTCCCCAAACTGATCTCGGCACTGGTCTTTGTGTTTGCCGTGCCGTGTCTGATCAAGGATTTCCGCGAATGGCAGGCCGCCGATACCCGCATTGAACGCACGACCTCTTCTCGCGGCGTGGTGCAGTGGCTGCTGATCGTGGCACTGGCGCTGGGATATATCCTCATTTTTGAGCGGCTGGGCTATATCGTCAGCACGGCCATTTTCACCTTCTCCTGTGTGATGGGGTTACTGCTGGCCGGTGGAACATGGCGTGAGCTGACGGCGGCCCGACGTGCCAGAAGCCTGGCCAGCGCGGCCGTTTTTGCCATTGTTCTGTCCGTGGTCATCTTTTATGTGTTTACCGAGCTGTTCGAGATTCCACTGCCGGCCTGA
- a CDS encoding tripartite tricarboxylate transporter permease produces the protein MISGYLDGLGMVLQFGTLLAIAGGTLLGIIMGALPGLTSAMAVALLLPVTFGMPPVMGIGMMLGALCGAGASGSIPAILLNIPGTPSSVATTFDGFPMAQKGEAGRALGLSIVASFLGGIASMVILSLLAPPIADFALRFGAAEYFSLSVFGLVIIASVAGKSLLKGLIAGLLGFFVSIIGTDPITGVDRFTFGELSLLTGVNLLPALIGLFAVSQLLKDAFEYDPLQRLKDSGHRIDVARPRFVETLRHWRALLVGILSGSIVGPVPGAGGSIASLVAYDQARRFSRHPEKFGTGHAPGIVSVESANNALLGGALIPTLALGIPGEAATAVLLGGLMIQGVTPGPMLFDDQSGIVYGIFLAYLVANIFMLLIMCLGIKLFIRVLMVPRKQLLSAILVLCFIGVYGVDGDVFNLYLMLGFGILGYFLNRYGFGTAPVILGLILGPIAESNLRRGLQAFEGDWTPFFTRPISLTFLVIAAGLLALTLWQNYRANRVPVQASQEGPDDSRHH, from the coding sequence ATGATTTCCGGTTATCTCGATGGACTGGGCATGGTGCTGCAGTTTGGCACGTTGCTGGCGATTGCCGGCGGAACGCTTCTGGGCATCATCATGGGGGCGCTGCCGGGGCTGACGTCGGCCATGGCCGTGGCGCTGTTGCTGCCGGTCACCTTTGGCATGCCTCCGGTCATGGGTATCGGCATGATGCTGGGTGCGCTGTGTGGCGCCGGTGCCAGCGGTTCGATTCCGGCCATTTTGCTCAATATTCCAGGCACGCCCTCGTCGGTGGCGACCACCTTTGACGGTTTTCCCATGGCCCAGAAAGGGGAAGCCGGACGGGCACTTGGCCTGTCGATTGTGGCTTCCTTTCTGGGCGGCATTGCCAGCATGGTGATTCTGAGCCTGCTGGCGCCCCCCATCGCCGATTTTGCCCTGCGCTTTGGCGCGGCCGAATACTTTTCGCTGAGCGTATTTGGTCTGGTCATCATCGCCTCGGTGGCGGGCAAGTCGCTGCTCAAGGGGTTGATTGCCGGACTGCTCGGGTTTTTCGTCTCGATTATCGGAACCGATCCCATTACCGGCGTGGACCGCTTTACCTTTGGTGAGCTGTCGCTGTTGACCGGGGTCAACCTGTTGCCGGCACTGATCGGGCTGTTTGCCGTCTCTCAGCTGCTCAAGGATGCCTTTGAGTACGACCCGCTTCAGCGGCTGAAGGACAGCGGTCATCGCATCGATGTCGCGCGGCCGCGATTTGTGGAAACCCTGCGTCACTGGCGGGCGCTGCTGGTCGGCATTCTATCCGGGTCGATTGTCGGACCTGTTCCCGGCGCCGGTGGCAGTATCGCCTCGCTGGTGGCCTACGACCAGGCGCGGCGTTTTTCCAGACATCCTGAAAAATTCGGTACGGGTCATGCACCGGGCATCGTCTCGGTGGAAAGTGCCAACAATGCGCTGCTCGGTGGCGCCCTGATTCCGACACTGGCGCTGGGGATCCCGGGGGAGGCCGCCACGGCCGTGCTGCTCGGAGGGCTGATGATTCAGGGAGTGACCCCGGGGCCGATGCTGTTTGATGATCAAAGCGGCATTGTCTATGGCATTTTTCTGGCCTATCTCGTGGCCAATATCTTCATGCTGCTGATCATGTGTCTGGGCATCAAGCTGTTCATCCGGGTGCTGATGGTACCGCGCAAGCAGTTGCTTTCGGCGATTCTGGTGCTCTGTTTTATCGGGGTCTACGGCGTCGATGGCGATGTGTTCAATCTCTATCTGATGCTGGGGTTCGGCATTCTGGGGTATTTCCTCAACCGCTATGGCTTTGGCACTGCGCCGGTCATTCTGGGTCTGATTCTGGGCCCGATTGCCGAATCCAATCTGCGTCGCGGTCTACAGGCTTTCGAGGGTGACTGGACACCATTTTTCACCCGGCCCATCAGCCTGACCTTTCTGGTTATTGCGGCAGGTCTGCTGGCGCTGACGCTATGGCAAAACTACCGCGCCAACCGCGTGCCGGTACAAGCTTCGCAGGAGGGGCCAGATGACTCGCGTCACCATTGA
- the yiaK gene encoding 3-dehydro-L-gulonate 2-dehydrogenase, whose protein sequence is MTRVTIDHLQEVIEQALLRAGLAPEDATACARIHAESTRDGVNSHGIDRIPRFVDYLARGWVDPQGAFEQVQRLGALEVYDGHFGLGVRHAMRATERAIALAREHSMGLVAVRNTTHWMRGGTYGWHAVEQGMAAIMWTNTESCMPAWGASSQSIGNNPLVMAVPGETSPLVLDMAMSQFSYGRLGVLQAQGASLPVAGGFDEHGQLTCDPGAIQATRRILPTGYWKGSGLAILLDAMAALLSQGRSTHEIDRVERGSGTGSSQIFMVFDPEQLGGIDACRRMVDDMTTHLSQAMPDESGRAVRWPGASTFHRRHHVTEIEVNPDIWQEVQRLAGRVSLR, encoded by the coding sequence ATGACTCGCGTCACCATTGATCATCTTCAGGAAGTGATCGAGCAGGCCCTGCTGCGTGCCGGGCTGGCGCCGGAAGACGCGACAGCGTGTGCTCGAATCCATGCTGAAAGCACCCGTGATGGCGTCAATTCCCACGGCATTGATCGTATTCCAAGGTTTGTGGATTATCTTGCGCGGGGCTGGGTTGATCCGCAGGGAGCGTTTGAGCAGGTACAAAGGCTGGGGGCGCTGGAAGTCTATGACGGCCACTTCGGGCTGGGCGTGCGTCATGCCATGCGGGCCACCGAGCGGGCCATTGCCTTGGCGCGAGAACATAGCATGGGGCTGGTGGCCGTGCGCAATACCACCCACTGGATGCGCGGTGGCACCTATGGCTGGCATGCCGTGGAGCAGGGCATGGCGGCCATCATGTGGACCAATACAGAGTCCTGCATGCCGGCCTGGGGGGCGAGCAGTCAGAGTATCGGCAACAATCCATTGGTCATGGCCGTTCCAGGAGAAACATCACCGCTGGTGCTGGATATGGCCATGTCACAGTTCTCCTACGGGCGGCTGGGGGTCTTGCAGGCGCAGGGCGCCTCGCTGCCGGTGGCGGGCGGGTTTGACGAGCACGGGCAGCTGACGTGTGATCCGGGCGCCATTCAGGCCACTCGCCGTATTCTGCCGACCGGCTACTGGAAAGGCTCGGGACTGGCCATCCTGCTCGATGCCATGGCAGCGCTGTTGTCTCAGGGGCGATCGACTCACGAGATCGACAGGGTCGAGCGCGGCAGCGGTACCGGCAGCTCACAGATATTCATGGTGTTTGATCCCGAGCAGCTTGGTGGCATCGACGCCTGTCGAAGGATGGTCGATGACATGACAACCCATCTATCGCAGGCCATGCCAGATGAGTCCGGCAGGGCAGTGCGCTGGCCCGGCGCTTCGACGTTTCATCGTCGTCACCATGTCACCGAGATCGAGGTCAACCCGGACATCTGGCAGGAGGTGCAGCGTCTGGCCGGCCGGGTGTCGCTACGCTAG
- a CDS encoding tripartite tricarboxylate transporter substrate binding protein, translating into MKKALSVLVMTTALPAAAFAADYPTKNMDMIIPASPGGAADTLMRALQPGLESALDRTIIVRNMGSGGGALALTRTVTSKPDGYTLTLANNQNFTLEGLGNVGFKYQDFNYLARITEEPYLLVSNKNDRWQDADTLVADLKKSGKPLQVGTSGVGSSTYVVASTLGSQLGIPVQVVPFDGGSPAISALMGSHVDAVVVNPSEVLSQIRGDRLQAVLSTGSERSDLLPEVKTMKEQGYDLAVSQWRGIATPAGVSDEVEKAWVEAVKKAIEAPEFKRFAESTGVEVKPLFGDELDSYVNDMADVMIPASREVAKNNRQ; encoded by the coding sequence ATGAAAAAGGCACTATCCGTACTGGTCATGACTACTGCCCTGCCAGCAGCAGCGTTTGCAGCCGACTACCCGACCAAAAACATGGACATGATCATACCGGCCTCCCCCGGCGGCGCGGCGGATACCCTGATGCGCGCGCTTCAGCCCGGCCTCGAATCCGCCCTAGATCGCACCATCATCGTGCGTAACATGGGCTCCGGTGGCGGCGCACTGGCGCTGACCCGTACGGTTACCTCGAAACCCGACGGTTATACCCTGACGCTGGCCAACAATCAGAACTTTACTCTGGAAGGTCTCGGTAATGTCGGTTTCAAGTATCAGGATTTTAACTATCTGGCCCGCATTACCGAAGAGCCCTATCTGCTGGTCAGCAATAAAAACGATCGGTGGCAGGATGCCGACACGCTGGTGGCGGATCTGAAAAAAAGCGGCAAACCGCTGCAGGTCGGCACATCAGGCGTCGGGTCTTCCACCTACGTGGTCGCCTCGACACTGGGCAGTCAGCTTGGCATTCCGGTTCAGGTCGTCCCCTTTGATGGCGGTTCACCGGCCATCTCGGCCCTGATGGGCAGCCATGTCGATGCGGTGGTGGTGAACCCCTCGGAGGTGCTCTCCCAGATTCGTGGCGACCGCCTGCAGGCAGTGCTTTCCACCGGCAGCGAGCGCAGTGACCTGCTGCCGGAGGTCAAGACCATGAAAGAGCAGGGTTATGATCTGGCCGTTAGCCAGTGGCGCGGAATCGCAACGCCTGCCGGCGTCAGTGATGAGGTGGAAAAGGCGTGGGTCGAGGCGGTCAAAAAGGCCATCGAGGCACCGGAGTTCAAACGCTTTGCCGAGAGCACCGGGGTTGAGGTCAAACCGCTGTTTGGCGATGAGCTTGATAGCTACGTCAACGACATGGCCGACGTCATGATCCCCGCGTCACGTGAAGTGGCCAAAAACAACCGTCAATAA
- a CDS encoding LacI family DNA-binding transcriptional regulator gives MGRSSDSRSERPGQHGRDNPRATGAVRLSDVAAAAGVAAMTVSRALNQPELVSERTRERVQRAVIETGYVPNRVAGALASSRSKMVAVLVPTVAHSIFADVVQSITDTLALDGYQVLLGLTGYQTQEEAAVVDTVLSRRPDAIVLAGTRHSEATRSRLKAARIPVVEIWDMSDDPIDMLIGFSHHAVGAAVADYLLECGYRRFGQAMADDPRSHQRAEGFNKCIRKAQEERPESGIQVTTCWADIPASLAGGRAAAASLLEEMPECEAIVCGSDTLAMGVMAEAQSRGMAIPETLAVMGFGDMSFAAATWPALSTVKIDGAEIGRLTAEHLLGCFNAPSPEPVHNVLDVGFEIMARQTTLTARN, from the coding sequence ATGGGACGTTCCTCTGATTCCCGCTCTGAACGACCCGGTCAGCACGGTCGTGACAATCCACGGGCAACCGGTGCCGTGCGTCTGAGCGATGTCGCGGCCGCAGCTGGTGTGGCGGCCATGACTGTCTCGCGTGCGCTCAATCAGCCTGAGCTGGTCAGCGAACGCACCCGTGAGCGAGTCCAGCGCGCCGTGATCGAGACCGGCTATGTGCCCAATCGGGTTGCCGGAGCGCTGGCTTCGAGTCGCAGCAAAATGGTGGCGGTGCTGGTGCCGACCGTGGCGCACTCGATTTTTGCCGACGTGGTGCAATCCATTACCGATACGCTGGCCCTTGATGGCTATCAGGTCCTTCTGGGGTTGACCGGCTATCAGACGCAGGAAGAGGCTGCTGTGGTAGACACCGTACTGAGCCGACGGCCGGATGCGATAGTCTTGGCCGGTACTCGCCATTCGGAGGCAACACGATCCCGGCTCAAGGCGGCGCGTATTCCGGTGGTCGAAATCTGGGACATGAGTGATGACCCGATCGACATGCTGATCGGCTTTTCCCATCACGCGGTCGGGGCGGCAGTGGCCGACTACCTTCTGGAGTGCGGCTATCGACGCTTCGGACAGGCCATGGCGGATGACCCACGCTCTCATCAGCGCGCTGAAGGCTTCAACAAGTGCATCCGGAAAGCGCAGGAGGAGCGTCCCGAATCCGGGATACAGGTCACGACCTGCTGGGCAGACATCCCGGCAAGCCTTGCAGGCGGTCGCGCAGCAGCGGCGTCACTGCTTGAAGAGATGCCCGAGTGCGAAGCGATCGTGTGCGGCTCGGACACCCTGGCCATGGGCGTAATGGCCGAGGCGCAAAGCCGTGGCATGGCCATTCCAGAGACCCTTGCCGTGATGGGGTTTGGTGATATGAGCTTTGCCGCTGCCACCTGGCCGGCACTGAGCACGGTGAAGATCGACGGGGCTGAGATCGGGCGACTGACCGCCGAGCATCTGCTCGGGTGTTTTAATGCTCCCAGCCCTGAGCCGGTACATAACGTGCTTGATGTGGGCTTTGAAATCATGGCGCGTCAAACCACGCTTACCGCAAGAAACTGA
- a CDS encoding L-talarate/galactarate dehydratase, giving the protein MSFDAISSITFSHVLLPLATPISDAKVLTGRQKPMTEVSFLFAEITTRDGHTGIGFSYSKRAGGYAQYAHACEIAPAIIGEDPSDIDRLWQKLVWAGASVGRGGVSTQAIAAVDIGLWDLKAKRAGLPLAKLIGAHRDSVQCYNTSGGFLHTPIEEMLKNATHSLESGISGIKIKVGQPDMRIDLERVAAMRAHIGDNVPLMVDANQQWDRASALRFGRAMEKYELVWIEEPLDAHDAEGHAALAAALDTPIATGEMLSSVAEHMKLIEHRSVDIIQPDAPRIGGITQFLRLATMSSQAGLQLAPHFAMEIHLHLAAAYPTEPWVEHFDWLAPLFNETLETRDGRMIVPDRPGLGITLTEQARQWTVARQTFGS; this is encoded by the coding sequence ATGTCCTTTGATGCCATCTCCTCGATTACCTTCTCACACGTTCTGCTGCCGCTGGCCACACCCATCAGTGATGCCAAGGTGCTGACCGGACGGCAAAAGCCGATGACGGAGGTCTCTTTTCTGTTTGCCGAAATCACCACGCGTGATGGCCATACCGGCATCGGTTTCAGCTATTCCAAGCGTGCCGGTGGCTATGCACAGTATGCCCATGCCTGCGAAATTGCGCCGGCCATTATTGGCGAAGATCCCAGCGATATCGACAGGCTGTGGCAAAAGCTGGTCTGGGCCGGAGCATCGGTCGGTCGGGGTGGGGTGTCGACTCAGGCGATTGCCGCGGTTGATATCGGTCTATGGGATCTCAAGGCCAAGCGTGCCGGTCTGCCGCTGGCCAAGCTGATCGGCGCTCATCGTGATTCGGTGCAGTGCTACAACACCTCCGGCGGCTTTTTGCATACGCCGATAGAAGAAATGCTCAAAAACGCCACGCACTCGCTGGAAAGCGGTATCTCCGGCATCAAGATCAAGGTTGGCCAGCCCGACATGCGCATTGATCTTGAGCGCGTGGCCGCGATGCGCGCCCATATCGGTGACAACGTACCGCTCATGGTGGACGCCAACCAGCAGTGGGATCGTGCCAGTGCTCTGCGATTTGGCCGCGCCATGGAAAAATACGAGCTGGTCTGGATCGAGGAGCCGCTGGATGCCCACGATGCCGAAGGTCACGCCGCCTTGGCAGCTGCGCTTGATACACCGATCGCCACCGGCGAGATGCTCTCAAGCGTTGCTGAGCACATGAAGCTTATTGAGCATCGCAGTGTTGATATCATTCAGCCCGATGCGCCGCGCATCGGCGGGATCACCCAGTTTCTGAGACTGGCGACGATGTCTTCCCAGGCCGGCCTGCAGCTGGCACCACACTTTGCCATGGAAATCCACCTGCATCTGGCAGCGGCCTATCCGACCGAGCCGTGGGTCGAGCATTTCGACTGGCTGGCACCGCTGTTCAACGAGACGCTTGAAACCCGCGATGGTCGCATGATTGTGCCGGACCGCCCGGGGCTTGGAATTACCCTGACCGAGCAGGCGCGACAGTGGACCGTTGCCCGTCAGACTTTCGGCAGCTGA
- the kdgD gene encoding 5-dehydro-4-deoxyglucarate dehydratase: MTFSRADVTRAAGDGLLSFPVTDFDSAGQFDAESYRKRIAWLLEYDISTLFVAGGTGEFFNLGLEEFAEVVQVAVEETAGRVPVIASAGQSITMAKAHAAAAEAAGADGILLMPPYLTECSQEGIVEYAAEICNSTSLNVIYYNRANGALEASAVKALADRCPNLIGLKDGRGDIQSLNTIIKTVGDRLIYIGGVPTAEIFAEAYLSIGVNTYSSAVFNFVPEMAVHFYKSLRAGDHETVARLTNDFFIPFIAMRDTCRGYAVSLVKAGAAQVGYPAGNVRAPLTMPSAEEVEKLKMLIERVR; the protein is encoded by the coding sequence ATGACGTTTTCACGAGCTGACGTTACGCGTGCCGCAGGCGATGGCCTGCTCTCCTTCCCGGTCACCGACTTCGACAGCGCCGGGCAGTTCGATGCCGAGAGCTATCGCAAACGCATTGCCTGGCTGCTTGAGTACGATATTTCCACGCTGTTTGTAGCCGGCGGCACGGGCGAATTTTTTAATCTCGGCCTTGAAGAGTTCGCTGAAGTCGTTCAAGTGGCCGTGGAGGAGACGGCCGGTCGTGTACCCGTTATCGCCAGCGCCGGTCAAAGCATCACCATGGCCAAGGCGCACGCCGCTGCTGCCGAAGCGGCCGGTGCAGATGGCATTCTCTTGATGCCGCCTTATCTTACCGAGTGCTCACAGGAAGGCATCGTTGAATACGCGGCCGAAATCTGTAACTCCACCAGCCTCAATGTCATTTATTACAACCGGGCCAACGGCGCACTGGAAGCTTCAGCTGTAAAGGCGCTGGCTGATCGCTGCCCGAACCTGATCGGTCTCAAGGACGGTCGCGGCGACATTCAGTCGCTTAACACCATCATCAAGACGGTCGGTGATCGTCTGATCTATATCGGTGGAGTACCGACTGCTGAAATCTTTGCCGAAGCCTATCTCTCCATCGGTGTTAATACCTACTCCTCGGCGGTGTTCAATTTCGTGCCCGAGATGGCGGTGCATTTCTACAAGTCATTGCGCGCCGGTGATCACGAGACCGTGGCACGCCTGACCAACGACTTTTTTATCCCTTTCATTGCCATGCGTGATACCTGTCGCGGTTATGCAGTCAGTCTGGTCAAGGCTGGTGCTGCTCAGGTGGGCTACCCGGCGGGCAACGTGCGTGCTCCGCTGACCATGCCCAGTGCTGAAGAAGTCGAGAAGCTCAAGATGCTGATCGAGCGTGTACGTTAA
- a CDS encoding Bug family tripartite tricarboxylate transporter substrate binding protein: MKSLLSAFGAATILASSMAMAADYPSKNIEFIVPWSAGGGADTAVRAMQPSLEKALGATIVVRNLSGGGGAVGFSRAVASKPDGYTMTVPTNAVFTLEGLGNVAFTKDDFDYIARVLVEPYVLAVRKNDAWQNLDSLSSDLKASGKPLRIGASGVGSSSHIVALMLGEALGLNVEFIPFDGGSAAVSSAMGGHIDGVVLNPSEVISAVNGGRLTAIVTTGEERSGALPDTPTMEESGHDFELSQWRGIAAPKGLDPAIEQQWVEAIKKMVDDPQFRKTAQSIGTDVSPLYGDELDQFVERTSKPLIEEARAIRQ; this comes from the coding sequence ATGAAAAGCTTACTGAGTGCATTCGGTGCAGCCACGATACTCGCCAGCAGCATGGCAATGGCAGCCGATTATCCCTCCAAGAATATCGAGTTCATTGTGCCCTGGTCGGCCGGTGGGGGCGCGGATACTGCAGTGCGTGCCATGCAGCCTTCGCTTGAGAAAGCGCTTGGTGCCACCATCGTGGTGCGTAACCTCTCGGGCGGCGGCGGTGCGGTTGGTTTTTCGCGAGCGGTGGCCTCAAAACCTGATGGTTATACCATGACGGTTCCAACCAACGCAGTCTTCACGCTGGAAGGCCTAGGCAATGTGGCCTTTACGAAAGACGACTTTGACTACATCGCGCGAGTGCTGGTCGAGCCCTATGTACTGGCCGTGCGCAAAAACGATGCCTGGCAAAATCTCGACAGTCTGAGCAGTGACCTCAAGGCCAGCGGCAAGCCGCTACGCATCGGCGCTTCCGGCGTAGGGTCCTCATCTCACATTGTCGCCCTGATGCTGGGTGAGGCGCTGGGGCTCAATGTCGAATTTATCCCGTTTGATGGGGGCTCTGCCGCCGTCTCTTCGGCGATGGGGGGACATATTGATGGTGTGGTGCTCAACCCATCAGAGGTAATCTCGGCTGTCAATGGTGGCCGCCTGACCGCGATCGTGACCACCGGCGAGGAGCGCAGTGGTGCGCTGCCGGATACGCCCACAATGGAAGAATCCGGGCATGATTTCGAACTTTCCCAGTGGCGCGGTATTGCTGCACCGAAGGGGCTGGACCCTGCCATTGAGCAGCAGTGGGTCGAGGCCATCAAGAAGATGGTTGATGATCCGCAGTTCAGGAAGACTGCCCAAAGCATCGGCACGGATGTTAGTCCTCTGTATGGCGATGAGCTGGATCAATTCGTTGAAAGAACATCCAAACCTCTGATCGAAGAAGCCAGGGCAATCCGCCAGTAA